CCCCCGTTGAGCTGGCTCTGGTTGTGGTGGGCCGTGTTGGGCTGGCCCGTGACCGACGAGGGCCGGCGGAACGGCAGGGACCCCCCGACCTGGGGGTTCTGGGGCTGCTGCTGCGCCGGGCGGTTCATGCTGTAGAACTGAGGCGCACCTATCGACAGACcacagcagggggcagcagagacTCCTCAGTTGGTGAAAGAAATtacaaacattaacatttagGAATAGATGGAATGTATAACATTAGGCTAACTCTGCAACATTTAAACAGCTTACAAACAAGATGCTAATTATGATTAggttgttttaaattaaatgtacaCCATCTGTTATTTATCTTAGTTGCTACTGATATACATAGACAGAAATTCAAATGactctgaaagaaaacaaatgattcATGATGTTCAAGATGAGAAAAGTCAAGAAACTGCTTGTTAGGGCAGAAATTTGACACCAGCAGggaagaaaaagctaaatacaacaaacaggaaacacagaaactgttcCGGCAGACGGTTCGTGCTTTTTACATCAGAACAACACAACGTCTCACACAGACGCCAAAACGACCTCTGTGTGAGACGCAGTGAGGAGGATGATGGGACGTCTGAGGGGCTACATGACAAACACTCAGAGATGAAGTGATTAGACTTCTTTGTGTATTTCTAGGTGTATTTCAACACTCTTCTGTGTGGAAGTCGTTACtatcatatttaatatatggaatattttttatagCTGAAGGTAACACACATGGCAATATGTGTCTATAAActacatgatactgcccctttaaaagacatttgatttcatgatttaatgccttgaaattgggcctctgtttctttaagaagctcctgctctttctgaaactccgccttcaggaagtcatcacaacccCGCTCTTCTATTAAAcctttaaacaacatttttctcagcgtttcactgagaagcagctcctataatgagctcagcagatgctcagttccaccagttgtttgctaattgttcctggctagtctgaaggagccgagtgggggAGTCACAGcttggaagcttggaaactgagGCTTTAAGGAGGAGCAGCGTTTCAAAGGCGGAGTTTGGTTGCCCCGGgcgttttacacagctgaatggttgccatgggagataaaaggatttctcaaacatgcaagaaaacactccaggtatgttttgatgggggaataacattataacatgatgtaaagctggaaaaaaaccaaaaagacaaCATTACATAATAAAGAGGATGGCGGTCCATTACAAGCAAGTTGCATCTCGGTGCGTTTGTGTCTGACCTCTAGACACAAACACACCGGACAACATCCAGAGAAAACCCAACGACTCTTTGATTGCAGTGCGGAACGTTTACAAGACAAGACATGGATAAACCAAGCATGGGGCGGTGGGATGAAGGGTGGGGGGGCGTGCAGGGTGAGCTTCTCCCACTCACCTTGTGCGGGGTTGCCATAAGAAGCGGGGCCGGTGCCTGAGGGGGCCATGGAGGCAGGGAGCTGAGGAGGGGGTGGGGGCACAGGCGGGATCTCTACAGAGGGGTTCGGGGCCTGTTGTGGGCCGTCTAGGACAGAAGGAGGTGGCCCGGGGGTGGTGGCAGTGTTAGGGGGAGATTTGGCCGTGTTAGGTGGGAGAGGGGCTGAACCTGATGGGTAAAGGTGagggggttaaaggtcagaaaggaaggaaacaaacaaacaaacaaaagagacAGGTGAGGGAGGGGAAGAACAGCAGATCCGAAGTATAACCCGACGCTCGGATTAGTTCAGTTAGTTTCCGGCCGAGGAGGATAAAGGACGCCCAGGGTTACCTGGGAATACTGAGGGCGGGGCAGGCGTCGGCACGGCGATGGGCACGCCCACGCTACCACTGCCGCTGTTCTCTCGGCTGCTGCTGCGACTGCTGCTGGGGTGGCTTCCTCCGCTGCTCCCACTGCTGCTGACGGGGCGGCAAGACGTgtcagaacacacacacacacacacacacacacacaatgcgaTGCACACTCTggcttgttttcttctttacgCAAACATATTTGTGACGAATTAAATCGTCATTTAAGCAGCTAATTGTGTAATTACGCAACTCAGATTTAGTCATTTCAACACAACAATAAGAggcaaaatgtttttccacattctCTTAAAGCGGCACCCTCAAGAAGCATCGATGTGTTAGTGTGAGCCTCTGAAATGACTgataagttaaataaataaagcggCTGGACGCCTGAATAAGGGCAGACAACACAGGAGACACTGTAGCAAcagaagacacacacacacacacaccccaacatgAGAGTGTGTGAAAGCAGGAAGACGGTGAagagctgcgtttccattacaaatgtacgCAAAACTCTTGAAATGTCAAAAGAACACAATTTTATCATTGCTGTGTttctaataaataagaaaacagttaaaaaccATACATGAATAAGTTTGCTCATGCAATAAGTCACTAAAAAACATCATTCTTTATTCACTTCCTGTTGTATTCTTCATGTTctgcgccagtggcaacatccagttgttgatcatgtgacttgcagttttgcgaaatgaACCCACCTCATCCTAATGCCAAAACTTTTCACCAAAAAGCgagaattatttttctgtttttattagcGTGGGTccaattaagcaaatttattttggaaatgtcaAGTTGTGCAGTTATTTGCTCAGTAGCTGCGTGTCCATCAGCCCGCTGAGATTACAAAAATAACCTTGCTTAATACAAACacaaaggttaaaaataaacacacacaaaaaaaaaaaaaactagtttttctgtaaaaaaatttttggtGGCTTTTCAAACGTATGGAAACAGATGTATgtcacaaaactgcaacataaaCACTTTTATCGCATCATGACTCATGATCGGCAGCTGGATGTTTCTACTGGTGAAAACGACaaagacgacaacaggaagtggagggaagatggtttgtttttgtttcgttGCCatggtttttaatgacttatcgcgtaAAGAAACTTACTCACGTGATATTCACTTAATTACTTGTTTAATGGACACACCTCGATTGCAAAGTTGTGtcggttttttttttacatttgcgcacatttgcaatggaaaagCAGCTTCTGAGAGATGAAGAGATGTAGATGTAGAGAAATTCAGAGGAGAGTCGGGGGGGGGGAAGGTTTTCTCGTCTTTACAGACTGGAATAGTTTGTGAGCAACAGATGGGGACACAGAttcaaactgtgtttgtgtttctcctcaGAGCGGACAGGAGCTTCACAGAGAGCGTCTGGAAGGACAAAAGCGCATCAAAAAGATTTTGGCGGAGAGTCGcttcagagaagaagaaaggttTTTAGAAGCTAGCAGCGGGGCTGGGGGGATAGAAAAGGGGCTTGTTTAAAGTTTAAGAGTACAGAGGCATGCTGGGAAGCAGAAGGAGGGGCGAGGGGGAGTGAAGGGGTACCTGTACGTGCGGTTCCTCTGATTAACGGATGCAGTGCGTGCGGGGCTCTGCTGGGGGGGCGCCGTGTTGCGCGTCGGGCTCGAGACGTAGTCGTTAGGGACAACGGGAGGACGCACCGGCTCGAGCGTCCGGAAGGGGGAGTGGCGCCTGTGAGGGGGTGAGGGTTAGGAGGAATCCAGGGGTGGGTGAAGGGGGATGCATTCAAGGGTGAGTGTTGGGGGGGCAGGGAgtaaaggaggaggaagaagaaacaaagtgcaaacttaaaaaaaatgacatgacGGATGGTAAACAGGTGAGGTGATTGCTGTTGATGGGGAAACACGGAGCAGTTTTTCCTTCTCAGTCAGGATCAGACAGAAATGGTTTTGATAAACTAAAGATTCTCTGGTGAGTGttggaaacaacatgaagcaaCTTCAACATCTGGAAGAGTTAGCTTCCTGGTCTGTGAATGAAGCATTAGAAACGGGGTAATTAATGTCAGTTTGGGTCAGTATATTGTTAatcttattgtttttaacacaaagaACTTTTTGTGTGAACCTTTACATCTTGTTTCTGCTGTTACACCCGACTTTCCGCTTTGCGGGAcaatattctatatattttcTTGCAGCCATTTCCCACCTTAATTATCATGctttccagtttttctttaagTGAAATTCACCTTGATGAAGGCATAAATTAGTACATTGATGGAAGCTCAAAtgaaacttgtttttatgttacataAATTGTCAGGAGACaataattgttggtgattttgatttaacaacaacaacaaaaaagaggaaTTAGTCTCTATTTTACACATCTTTCAAATAGACAGTGGGCATTTATGGAGataattttctaatttcttaTTCTTATGATTCTTATAAATGAAGATAAGAATCTTCatttattgtcacaataaattccaattaatgtgGTTTAAAATCCCCTAAAACTGTCTGTACTGTTAGTTTTACTGTTACCTCCACTGTATATTCAACGAGAGTatcaattaatttgaaaatatgattaaatacagTCACTTTATGTATTACACCTCTTTATGTAATGTAATACGCGTAAAGAAGCACAATATAAATGGGCGTTTCTCGAAATCTGAATTTTTCTGTGGTGCTACGacctaaaagaaaaagtaataataaatacttCCTATTGTCGCTgttatcgttatcacaatatTACCCCAAAATATCGTGATACAACTCATAGGTCATATTGGCCACCCATATCAAAAAGCCTTAGAGGAAATCTCTGAGCAGATctgaaaaggtgtgtgtgagCAGGGCGGCCTACAAACCCGACCCAGTTCCACCGGTTCTGTCAGAGCAAACGCTCCAAAATTCAACTAAACTATTGGGTCAAATATTTGGGTGTCCTTCAATGAGCTTCTCCCAACGTCGTATCCGACCCGACTTCTGATCTGAGAAAGAgattttttattcttccttttaAATATAATGCTTGTAAATATCTGCTTTCTCTACTAATTGtagtttattttctcttaaataACTTTTAACAATTATTTAAGCTAATTCTCGTTAAGTGCACTCTTCCTtctaatcaaaaatatttcaaaatgctGAAACGGTGAATGAGTTACTCTCTCAccacgttttttaaaaaaaaattttagtaTTATTGAAAAGATGCAACCAAATTGTGTCTTTTGCTTCGCTTGTGAGCAAAAACAGTTGAGTCTTTAGTCCAACAGCAGCTCTGATAAGTTTAAAACATGAGGAAACAAAGACTCAGTGATCAGAGCCTCTCTCTGCGTTTGGATggcaagaacattttttatgagGGATGTGTAGAAGCCTGGAGTGGTCACACAAACGAAAAggtggaaaataaatgaaaaaaaaaaaatatccgaGGAGATTTTTCACAAGCTTTGATGCGTCATGGATGATCGATATGCATCTTGAAGGGACAAACACACACCTCTGTGGGTCAATATGAAGGTGTGGACACGCTGGACCTCTCAACAAACAACTGCAGGGCACAAACACAAGCTTCTTTTTCCACACGCAGAGacgaaacaaacacaaagttacGAGCAGCGCAAGTCGAACCCCTGAGGGATAAACACGCCTTTCATGAGTTAGGACACAGAACGTGTGCAACTTTCAGCTGCTGTGAGAAACTCAAAGCAAGTCCAACTtctgatggggttttttttcccaccaagAAAGAAGGAATTTTCATTCGAAAATATCAGCCGTTTCCCAAAAACATCCTCTAAGTGAAGAGATGTTTGATTAGGCTCATAATACAAGAACTGATCTCTTCTTTATCACCTTTAAACACATCCTACACTTGTTTAATAACTCAATATGAaaccaaaatgcaaaaaagctTTGCACAAcaccaaagagaaaaatctttTCCATTCGTTCATGAGCCAACACAGCTTCCATACTTCCAGATGTCTTGGCCACACTTCAAAAGCTGCAAAAATCATTTACCAATAAATTAAGAGCAGGTTCAAATGTTATGAACCGTTCCAACCACCTGGCATTTCTACTGTTTTTGTCTTAAGttacaccaaaagaaaaaaaaaaaaaacaaccaactcTGAATGATGCCATCAAGTCCCaaaatgttgatgaaaagcCAGCAacaggtttctgttttttctgtcagaaGACAAGAATCTGTCCAACATCACAAAggaatatttgacttttccGATAGAAAATTGATCACAGAGAGAAGCTACTACTCTACTGTTAGACAAATTTCTatgtatagaaaaaaaaaagagagatagaATGTCTGAATATACATTTCCATATCATACAGATGCAGTCAGAGTATTTGGTTGAAAACCATCCTAAAGTCAACAGTGAAATTTTAGTTCAACATTCTCCACAAGGTAACATGCAGCTATTATTAATGCGTGAactgatgttgatgttttattaaTGACGACCTGAGAAAGGCCAATAATGTCAGCCGAGCTCATGTATTGTTAATCCCGGTCCAACCTGTTCTGAAAGTAAAGCACAGATCAACTCTGGGGGTCTGCACCTCTTCAaatgcccccccccccaaaaaaaaccccaaaacaaacccGCTGTAGCTTACATACCCAAGGGTCCCTTTCCCTGACATAGGCGGACTGGGGGGCTTCTGTGTGGGGGGGTTGGTGCGAGGGAGGGCGCCTCCTCcggttttcatgttttgagtgcTGGCCTGTGTGGGAGGACAGAGGCGTGAACACCTGTTGGCTAGCTATAGcacttaaaaacataaacagcaaTGACACCAACCGCAAGAAGCAGCAACTGAATTTCAGAACACGgcaattctctttttttctactgaGAACAGATCAGAAAATCAGCAGCTAAATAGCTGAAGAACAGGAGACGACTAGATGATCTATGATGGAGGACTTTCAGTTGGACTCAAGGAGGTTTTTGTAGACTGTCCTAAAGAGCTACGGTCATATTCCCAGCACAAAGTTGAGCTTGTTCCCAGTGTGGGAACCTGTTTGTAGTGTCCATGGACAGGAACTCATGCTGTGGTCAAGGAGAGGAAGACTTTCTGGATGGGGAATCTCAAGATCCCCTCTTTTGTTTCAGATTCAAAAGGTCTGTTGACCTCTTCAAGCCGTACACTGAAGGGTCTGGCGATTTGAGGTTGAAGTTGCTGAAATTAATCCATCGTGGTTCTCAACCAGAAGACAACTGTTACCTGAAGATTGGGAGCAAGTGTCAACCAATAGTAGCTGGACATTTTCATTCTAGTATTAAAAAGCTCTTTGACTttgattttaaagaattttaagGCTTGAAAACGACGGATGGACTGAAATTTTAGCAGATTTGTCACAGAACgaatttatgttgttttgtgacAAATTAGTAATTTCCACTTTCTATGGTCATCTTATCTGATTATGAATAGGAATGAAGAGATTCTCAACAGTAAACAAggtgattaaaaacagaaagaaagaaaaaacagaaacaaaagccaCTCCCATTGCAATTCAACCCAATCCATCGACACACCCTGAAAGCAAAACAATCCTCACCTCATTTcaggcttttactttgaaattctTACCTTAAACCTTTGCAACCACTAGAGTTGACAACAAAGAGACATTTTGGCAAGCATtaagagagaaacagagagagagagagagaggaagaaatcAGGGGGTTAGTTGGAGAAAGAACAGTAAAGTTGGTTTTACTGTGAAACAGTAAAGTTGGTTTTCTGAAAAGCTGCTAACAATAGCTTATTGTTCAGATCGGAGGAATTCGATCTTCGGTGCTTTTGTTTCCCCGTTTCTGGGAAACAAAGACGCAGACACTTTCCAGAATAAACCACTTTTAATATGTTATTATTTGAGAAAATAGCAGGACAGAAATCTGTTGCCAGCAGCAGGTGACAGACTTAAGATTTAGTTTCCTGGCGAAAAACACAGacttattgatttttttcctccattacttCACTCTGAAATGCAGTGAAATCCGAGAGCTCTCTTATGTCTGACCTTTATGTCCTCTACAttagatttcttcttcttttttttctttttttttgcatccacaaaaacacaattttattcagattttaatttgaatcaaatttggtcaaatgtaatttaattttatatttgacaTGCATCCACACAGAAACAACTCCTATGTCTTGGTTTAAGGAAAGTAAACATTGTTAGAAAAATCTAAGTTCATCAGGATTCCTACATATTCTCAGTGCAAAATTCCagacttaattttatttagccACATTTCTTGATAGTGTTTGGGGTTTTGTATCAGTATCACATGAGCCACACCCACCTGTGAtggacaaaataacaaaatagtctgaatgtgtttgtgtcacTGGGATTCCAGTcagtaatttaaaaagtcaactGGAGATTTTGACAGAATTATGTGATATGAATTGTTTATTCCGTTATTATAATGTAAAGACACCTTAACGGTTGAAACacgggaaaatgtcttgttataagtgaaataatctgacactAAAATTAGAAccatttcataaatattaagaaattatcgtcttaaaataagctcctgtgtctcgctgaaaagttacttttgagttagttttgctttatttcaagtgtaccaaaatatttgcactaaaaaaacaaaccaaaaatacttggtatgttttctatttacgaagtaaatacaaaacttttttttttcctattcatATTTCACCTTTCTCCAAGACTAATAAAGTAAAAGCATaaacaaacagattcaaatcgcctcaaaacacatttgatCGAACGACACGAGTTCCTTTTAGTTCGTTTGTTTCTTCAAGAGTGTTCCGAAcattacagaagaaaaaacagtgaGCACCTTGACTCCGTGGCCCATGTCGTCCAGCAAGTTGTAGTCGACGGGTTTGCGGATGTAGCGGACGGGCCTCTCGGGGTTCGCCGGGGCGATGATCTTGTGCGTGCGGGAGGTGTTCTTGTTGGTGGTGAGGATGCCGATCTCTCGCCGCGCTACTTTCTCTTTGTGGATGTCCACCGTCTGAGGGACGTGAGGCAGTAAAGGTTGCGTAACAAAACCACTGAACCCAATTTCTAACTGCGGACGCTTTTTTGTGCGCCGGATCCGCCTGTACCTGCGAGATGTGATTGATGGAGGACTCCATGCGGCGCAGCTGCGACGCCTGGATGTCGAGCATTTGCAGCACATTGTTGGCCAGCGTGTTGATCAGGTAGGCCACGCTGGCCAGGGACTGGGTAGTGTAGTTCTTGGTCTCCTCCAGCGCCCTCTGCTTGTCTGGAGACTGAACAAACATGCATTTAGACGTTATAGCTACCTAGAACAATTGTGCTAAACTTCCATACAATACGATACGATAACAATGAATAAGATAATCTACTGAAACTCTCAGTGGAGCTCTGAATGTGAGTTTATGTTTACGGTACAACTGTGTAAGAGGGTTACATTTTGAGCAAGAGCTCAAGAAATGTagcacagattttattttttttaaaaagtggaaaattcaACTGGCCTGTATAAACACGTCgacagaaaaatgtgaaatgactCGACTTGTAGAAATATGAGGTTTAAATGTCAACAGGGGGTTAAAAGTTACACCTCTAATTTctaaattgacttaaaaaatcTGATGCCAAGAAAATTGCTTGATAGTATTTctgatatcttttttttttttaaggtactttcataaaaagtaaataaaacaattttaaaaacttggtAATATTAGCTTGTACTCTATAGTTAGCtattaaataataacaaaaaatacataatttctgAACTTTAGACAAactattgcatttttaaaaattcttttaagCTTTAAGTAGTTAAAATTAAgagtgcactgattgcagttttatggccaatcaccaatctttaaaaagccttgGCTTCCTATTCCAATACAGATTTTGGTCTGAATACTTACCTAATATAGCAACtatatttattagtttataataaatattataatattgACTGGTATACAaactcccaaaattaagaaaattgggACTGAATTATTGGTGCACCACCTAGTTATCATCACTTTCACTTTTAAATGCAGGAAATCGTAGAGATTTCttgatttcatttttgtcttaatGTCATTATCAGCCATTATCATCTGTCTATGGGGCACAATGACATCTTTTTCTAGAAATAAATTAGGCTTTAGTGACTTAGAAGGTCTTCAGTCATTAATTCGTGTGGCAACGTGTGGACAAACATGAATCACCCGAGAGGTAAACGGTATGTGAGCTCTTTTGTAAGCAGCAGTTGAAGATGACAGATTGTGAAAATAACGCCGCACACTGTGATCCACGCGACAGAAACGAGCTGAGAACGtagaaaatggcaaaaacagaGGTCGAGTAAAACCCAAATCAAGTCGTAGAAGAACCTAAAACAGATAGATTTGGTCTGAAAGGAGTTGCTGGAGGCGGGTTGATGAGAACATGGAAGTGAACGTTTCTGACACGGCACCTATCAGAGCAGATTTCAACACAttcaatcaaataaataaataaagccgtCTTTCACTTCTaattcaaacaacaaaaatctactAATATGACAAAGATTTTTCCCTGCCAGGACAAAGCTCTGAATAAGGAGCTAATCTTAGCATCCATGTCTTAATTACTTTGGGAAACATTATTCTGCTAAACTGGGAGCAGAAAATCAGTTTGTCTCAGTCACATCTGTTCACACAAATCCACTGGATGCCACCTTTCCATTTAAAACTAGACAGCTGTTGCAAGAACCAAATGTTAC
This region of Xiphophorus hellerii strain 12219 chromosome 24, Xiphophorus_hellerii-4.1, whole genome shotgun sequence genomic DNA includes:
- the LOC116716118 gene encoding abl interactor 2 isoform X8, producing the protein MAELQMLLEEEIPAGRGALLDSFTNLERVAEYCESNYVQSPDKQRALEETKNYTTQSLASVAYLINTLANNVLQMLDIQASQLRRMESSINHISQTVDIHKEKVARREIGILTTNKNTSRTHKIIAPANPERPVRYIRKPVDYNLLDDMGHGVKWLQRFKASTQNMKTGGGALPRTNPPTQKPPSPPMSGKGTLGSGSSGGSHPSSSRSSSRENSGSGSVGVPIAVPTPAPPSVFPGSAPLPPNTAKSPPNTATTPGPPPSVLDGPQQAPNPSVEIPPVPPPPPQLPASMAPSGTGPASYGNPAQGAPQFYSMNRPAQQQPQNPQVGGSLPFRRPSSVTGQPNTAHHNQSQLNGGPHFAQNQAGPHAPLPPSMQITPQLPLMGFVARVQETISDVPPPPPPADEPVFEEPTPPPPPPEDYEDDEEEEDSAVVEYTDPYAEEDPPWAPRSYLEKVVAIYDYTRDKEDELSFQEGAIIYVIKKNDDGWFEGVMNGTTGLFPGNYVESIMHYAD
- the LOC116716118 gene encoding abl interactor 2 isoform X28 — translated: MAELQMLLEEEIPAGRGALLDSFTNLERVAEYCESNYVQSPDKQRALEETKNYTTQSLASVAYLINTLANNVLQMLDIQASQLRRMESSINHISQTVDIHKEKVARREIGILTTNKNTSRTHKIIAPANPERPVRYIRKPVDYNLLDDMGHGVKWLQRFKASTQNMKTGGGALPRTNPPTQKPPSPPMSGKGTLGSSGSSGGSHPSSSRSSSRENSGSGSVGVPIAVPTPAPPSVFPGSAPLPPNTAKSPPNTATTPGPPPSVLDGPQQAPNPSVEIPPVPPPPPQLPASMAPSGTGPASYGNPAQGAPQFYSMNRPAQQQPQNPQVGGSLPFRRPSSVTGQPNTAHHNQSQLNGGPHFAQNQVSDVPPPPPPADEPVFEEPTPPPPPPEDYEDDEEEEDSAVVEYTDPYAEEDPPWAPRSYLEKVVAIYDYTRDKEDELSFQEGAIIYVIKKNDDGWFEGVMNGTTGLFPGNYVESIMHYAD
- the LOC116716118 gene encoding abl interactor 1 isoform X23, with the protein product MAELQMLLEEEIPAGRGALLDSFTNLERVAEYCESNYVQSPDKQRALEETKNYTTQSLASVAYLINTLANNVLQMLDIQASQLRRMESSINHISQTVDIHKEKVARREIGILTTNKNTSRTHKIIAPANPERPVRYIRKPVDYNLLDDMGHGVKASTQNMKTGGGALPRTNPPTQKPPSPPMSGKGTLGSSGSSGGSHPSSSRSSSRENSGSGSVGVPIAVPTPAPPSVFPGAPQFYSMNRPAQQQPQNPQVGGSLPFRRPSSVTGQPNTAHHNQSQLNGGPHFAQNQGPHAPLPPSMQITPQLPLMGFVARVQETISDVPPPPPPADEPVFEEPTPPPPPPEDYEDDEEEEDSAVVEYTDPYAEEDPPWAPRSYLEKVVAIYDYTRDKEDELSFQEGAIIYVIKKNDDGWFEGVMNGTTGLFPGNYVESIMHYAD
- the LOC116716118 gene encoding abl interactor 1 isoform X24 — encoded protein: MAELQMLLEEEIPAGRGALLDSFTNLERVAEYCESNYVQSPDKQRALEETKNYTTQSLASVAYLINTLANNVLQMLDIQASQLRRMESSINHISQTVDIHKEKVARREIGILTTNKNTSRTHKIIAPANPERPVRYIRKPVDYNLLDDMGHGVKASTQNMKTGGGALPRTNPPTQKPPSPPMSGKGTLGSGSSGGSHPSSSRSSSRENSGSGSVGVPIAVPTPAPPSVFPGAPQFYSMNRPAQQQPQNPQVGGSLPFRRPSSVTGQPNTAHHNQSQLNGGPHFAQNQGPHAPLPPSMQITPQLPLMGFVARVQETISDVPPPPPPADEPVFEEPTPPPPPPEDYEDDEEEEDSAVVEYTDPYAEEDPPWAPRSYLEKVVAIYDYTRDKEDELSFQEGAIIYVIKKNDDGWFEGVMNGTTGLFPGNYVESIMHYAD
- the LOC116716118 gene encoding abl interactor 2 isoform X9, giving the protein MAELQMLLEEEIPAGRGALLDSFTNLERVAEYCESNYVQSPDKQRALEETKNYTTQSLASVAYLINTLANNVLQMLDIQASQLRRMESSINHISQTVDIHKEKVARREIGILTTNKNTSRTHKIIAPANPERPVRYIRKPVDYNLLDDMGHGVKASTQNMKTGGGALPRTNPPTQKPPSPPMSGKGTLGSSGSSGGSHPSSSRSSSRENSGSGSVGVPIAVPTPAPPSVFPGSAPLPPNTAKSPPNTATTPGPPPSVLDGPQQAPNPSVEIPPVPPPPPQLPASMAPSGTGPASYGNPAQGAPQFYSMNRPAQQQPQNPQVGGSLPFRRPSSVTGQPNTAHHNQSQLNGGPHFAQNQAGPHAPLPPSMQITPQLPLMGFVARVQETISDVPPPPPPADEPVFEEPTPPPPPPEDYEDDEEEEDSAVVEYTDPYAEEDPPWAPRSYLEKVVAIYDYTRDKEDELSFQEGAIIYVIKKNDDGWFEGVMNGTTGLFPGNYVESIMHYAD
- the LOC116716118 gene encoding abl interactor 2 isoform X20, which encodes MAELQMLLEEEIPAGRGALLDSFTNLERVAEYCESNYVQSPDKQRALEETKNYTTQSLASVAYLINTLANNVLQMLDIQASQLRRMESSINHISQTVDIHKEKVARREIGILTTNKNTSRTHKIIAPANPERPVRYIRKPVDYNLLDDMGHGVKASTQNMKTGGGALPRTNPPTQKPPSPPMSGKGTLGRHSPFRTLEPVRPPVVPNDYVSSPTRNTAPPQQSPARTASVNQRNRTYSSGSSGGSHPSSSRSSSRENSGSGSVGVPIAVPTPAPPSVFPGAPQFYSMNRPAQQQPQNPQVGGSLPFRRPSSVTGQPNTAHHNQSQLNGGPHFAQNQVSDVPPPPPPADEPVFEEPTPPPPPPEDYEDDEEEEDSAVVEYTDPYAEEDPPWAPRSYLEKVVAIYDYTRDKEDELSFQEGAIIYVIKKNDDGWFEGVMNGTTGLFPGNYVESIMHYAD
- the LOC116716118 gene encoding abl interactor 2 isoform X18, translating into MAELQMLLEEEIPAGRGALLDSFTNLERVAEYCESNYVQSPDKQRALEETKNYTTQSLASVAYLINTLANNVLQMLDIQASQLRRMESSINHISQTVDIHKEKVARREIGILTTNKNTSRTHKIIAPANPERPVRYIRKPVDYNLLDDMGHGVKWLQRFKASTQNMKTGGGALPRTNPPTQKPPSPPMSGKGTLGRHSPFRTLEPVRPPVVPNDYVSSPTRNTAPPQQSPARTASVNQRNRTYSSGSSGGSHPSSSRSSSRENSGSGSVGVPIAVPTPAPPSVFPGAPQFYSMNRPAQQQPQNPQVGGSLPFRRPSSVTGQPNTAHHNQSQLNGGPHFAQNQVSDVPPPPPPADEPVFEEPTPPPPPPEDYEDDEEEEDSAVVEYTDPYAEEDPPWAPRSYLEKVVAIYDYTRDKEDELSFQEGAIIYVIKKNDDGWFEGVMNGTTGLFPGNYVESIMHYAD
- the LOC116716118 gene encoding abl interactor 2 isoform X11, producing the protein MAELQMLLEEEIPAGRGALLDSFTNLERVAEYCESNYVQSPDKQRALEETKNYTTQSLASVAYLINTLANNVLQMLDIQASQLRRMESSINHISQTVDIHKEKVARREIGILTTNKNTSRTHKIIAPANPERPVRYIRKPVDYNLLDDMGHGVKWLQRFKASTQNMKTGGGALPRTNPPTQKPPSPPMSGKGTLGRHSPFRTLEPVRPPVVPNDYVSSPTRNTAPPQQSPARTASVNQRNRTYSSSGSSGGSHPSSSRSSSRENSGSGSVGVPIAVPTPAPPSVFPGAPQFYSMNRPAQQQPQNPQVGGSLPFRRPSSVTGQPNTAHHNQSQLNGGPHFAQNQAGPHAPLPPSMQITPQLPLMGFVARVQETISDVPPPPPPADEPVFEEPTPPPPPPEDYEDDEEEEDSAVVEYTDPYAEEDPPWAPRSYLEKVVAIYDYTRDKEDELSFQEGAIIYVIKKNDDGWFEGVMNGTTGLFPGNYVESIMHYAD
- the LOC116716118 gene encoding abl interactor 2 isoform X12, producing MAELQMLLEEEIPAGRGALLDSFTNLERVAEYCESNYVQSPDKQRALEETKNYTTQSLASVAYLINTLANNVLQMLDIQASQLRRMESSINHISQTVDIHKEKVARREIGILTTNKNTSRTHKIIAPANPERPVRYIRKPVDYNLLDDMGHGVKWLQRFKASTQNMKTGGGALPRTNPPTQKPPSPPMSGKGTLGRHSPFRTLEPVRPPVVPNDYVSSPTRNTAPPQQSPARTASVNQRNRTYSSSGSSGGSHPSSSRSSSRENSGSGSVGVPIAVPTPAPPSVFPGAPQFYSMNRPAQQQPQNPQVGGSLPFRRPSSVTGQPNTAHHNQSQLNGGPHFAQNQGPHAPLPPSMQITPQLPLMGFVARVQETISDVPPPPPPADEPVFEEPTPPPPPPEDYEDDEEEEDSAVVEYTDPYAEEDPPWAPRSYLEKVVAIYDYTRDKEDELSFQEGAIIYVIKKNDDGWFEGVMNGTTGLFPGNYVESIMHYAD